GCAACGTTAGTATTTTTAACGTCCTTTGAAAAGAAGAGTCTAACCGATTGTCTGAAACTGAAAAAGAGCGCTAACGCGGTAAACGGAATAATAAACGCTAAAATGAAAGCAGGCTTAATGTGGAGGTTTCTCACTCCAAAGTACATTATTCCGGAGTTTAGAAGACCCAAGAAGAGGTAGATAAATAGGTAAAAAGCAGCTCCTCGGATGTAGGATAGGTTATCCATTTCTTTCCTCTTTTAGGAGAACTTTCTGGAGGGAGAGCTTAAAGGTGATATAGATAACTAAGAGTTCAACGTTGAGGAAGATAAAAACCGCTACTGGCGGTTTCTTTACTAAGTGAGCGAGAGCCTGAAAAGAGAGGACGGATGCGATTAGAAAAGGTATAAACTGGTAAAGCCATGCCTTTGGTATTTTCCTCTCATCAACGGGCTTGCTGAGAAACTTTGTTACAGCAAGCCTGTAGGTAAAGTAGAGGACTACTGGCGTTGATACGTAGCTAAAGAGCGTCCCAGCTGTGGCTGGGAGGCCAGCTTTCATCATTAGAACCATAACGAGGCTGTTAAACATGAAGATGAGGACAAAAGAGTAAGCGTAAACGGCAAAAGCCTTAAGAAAAGAGTTTTCCATAGCATCCCCCGTTAAAGCGTATATCCAAGACCCCTAAGCTGTTCAGCCCTGTTCCTCCAGTCCTCCTTCACCTTCACCCAGAGCCTAAGGTATATCTTCTTGCCGAGGAGCTGCTCAAGCTCTTCCCTTGCAAGTATTCCTATCTTCTTTAGCTTCTGTCCACCTTTACCGATGATTATCGCCTTCTGTGAATCCCTCTCTACGATGATGTCGGCGTCAATTACAAGCATATCCGGGTTTCTATCTCCCGGCTTTATGCTTATTACCTGAACAGTCGTTGCGTGGGGGACTTCATCCCGGGTTAAGAGCATGATTTTTTCCCTGATTATCTCTGCAACGAACTGCTCAAGGGGCATGTCGGTAATCATGTGGTCTTCGTAGTACTTTGGACCTTCTGGGAGGTACTTGATGATAAGGTCAAGGAGCCTGTCAAGGTTTGTTCCCCTCGTTGCAGAGATGGGGACTATCTCGCTTACAAATGGGAAGCTCTTGTGAATCTCATCTATGAGCGGGAGGAGCTCCTCCTTTGGAACTCCGTCAATCTTGTTTATGACCACCATAACGACGGAGTCTTTCCTCTTTTCCTCTCCAATCTTTTCAAGTATCTTCCTGTCGGCCTCTGTGAGTCCTGCCCTTGCGTCAATTAAAAAGAGTATTACGTCGGCGTCGGGTACTACGCCAAAGGCTATCTCGTTCATGTAACGGTTTAGCTCAAACTTTTCCTTGTGGATTCCGGGTGTATCTAAGAAGACAATTTGACCCTCTTTCATGTGTTTGACGCCAACAATCCTGTGCCTTGTCGTTTGAGGCTTGTCTGTAACGATGGCTACCTTTGTCCCAAGGAAGTTGTTGAGAAGAGTTGATTTCCCAACGTTTGGCCTTCCAAGGATTGCAACGTAACCCGACTTAAACTTCTGCTGCTCTTCCAACGTTATCCCTCCAATAGCGTTTTAGATTTTCTACATCAAATTTAATCTGTTTTTTCAGCTCTTCAATGGAGTTAAACCGTTTTTCTGGTCTAATGAACCTTATGAACTCAACTTTTACCTTTTTGCCGTAGAGCTCCGGCAGTTCCCTGTCCGGCACGTGAACTTCAAGCCTCCTTTCTACGCCGTTAGATACCGTCGGCCTTACGCCTAAGTTTGCAATTCCTCTTAGCGTTTCTCCGTCTAGTGTAAGGGCAACCTCATAGACGCCGTTAGGAAGGAGTATCTCTTTTTGTGGGTGAACGTTAAGTGTCGGGTAGCCTAAGTCCCTACCTAACCTGTCGCCCGGAGTAACTGTCCCTAAGCAGAAGTAGCTAAAGCCCAAGAGTTTATTAGCCTCTTCCACTTTTCCTTCTTTGAGGAGCTCCTTTATCCTACTGGTGGCTATCTTTTCACCGTTTGCTTTTTCCGTCTGAACGGTTATGACCTCAATCCCGAACTTTTCTCCAAGCTCCTTTGCCGTTCTGACGTTACCCTTTCTGTCTTTACCAAACCGCCAGTCCTCTCCGACGATTAGAACTTGGCAACCGTTCCTTTTAAGGAACTGGAAAAACTCCTGAGGTGAGAGTTCCCTAACGGCTGAAAATGGCAAGTTAAGGAGCTCCACACTCAATCCTTTCGCAATCTCTTTTCTTTCCTCTTCAGAAAAGACGGTAAACTTTTCCTTCTTGATGGATACGATGAGAACCTTATCGCAGAGCTCCTTTGCTCTTTCAATCAGCTTCCTGTGTCCCCTGTGGAAGGTTTCAAACTTCCCTACTATGCAACACCTCTTCTGCGATTCTTGTAGCTGAGCTTGTTCCAATTCTGTCTGCTCCCAGCTCAATGAATTTCTTTGCATCCTGTAATGTTCTTATTCCTCCTGCAGCTTTTACCTTTGCCTTGCTTCTTGCGCAAGAGACTAAGAGCTCTACGTCTTCCGTTGTAGCTCCGTAACTTCCATAGCCTGTAGAGGTCTTAAGGTAGTCCCATCCCGTTTCAACGGCGAGTTTGCAGAGAGCTCTCTTTTCTTCCTCTGTTAAATAGCAGCACTCAAAAATAAGCTTTAAGATACACCCGTTGGCAAGTTTTCTGATTTTCGCAAGCTCATCCTCTACCCTCGCCCAATCCCCCTCTTTAACGGCGGATAGGTCCACTACTACGTCAAGCTCTCCTGCTCCCCTTTCAAGGGAAAGTTCTACCTCTTTTAGTTTAATCTCTGTTGGAACTGCCGAGAGGGGGAAACCTATTACCGTGCAAACCCTTTCCGTTGGAAGTATTTCCCTTGCAACTGGAATGTGCTTGGGAAATACACAGAGGGTGGCGAAGCCGTACTTCTTTGTCTCCTCAGCAGCTTCTAAGATTTTCTCAGGAGTTACAGTGGCCTTCAGGACGGAATAGTCTATCTTAGATAGAATCGCTTTTGTCATGATTCCTCCAAAAATTCTATAACGATTAAAATTCTATACCATATGAAGGAGGCTAAGGATGCGTTTGAATAAATTCCTTGCGTATGCTGGACTTGGTGCAAGACGTAAAGTTGAGGAGATAATAAAGCAGGGAAGAGTAACCGTTAACGGTGAAGTAGTTGAAAGCCCTGCCTACGACGTTGACCCGAAAAAGGACGTTGTAAAGGTTGACGGAGAGAGGGTAAGACTACCGAGGAAGTTCGTTTACATAATGTTCAATAAGCCTCAGGGCGTCTTAACGGCTATGGAGAGAGCCCCCGGCGACAAGCGTCCAATCGTTGCAGACTTCTTCAGGAAGTATCCCGTTAGGCTCTTCCCCGTCGGAAGGCTTGACTACAACACCGAAGGCCTCCTCATAATGACGAACGACGGAGAGCTTGCCGATAGGCTCGCCCACCCCCGCTATCACGTTCCAAAGACCTACATAGCCAAGGTCAAAGGTAGGGTAACGCCGGCAGAGATTGAGAGGATGAAGAAGGGAGCTCTCTTAGTTGACGACAAGGGTGAGAGGTTCTTCATAAAGCCCCTTGACGTTAAGCTCCTAAAGCCCACAAAGACCGGCAGAAATACCTACGTCCAGATAACCATAGACAGCGGTAAGAACCGCGTCGTCAGGCGTTTCTTTGACAGGTTTGACCACGGTGTCCTTAAGCTAAAGAGAATAGCCATAGGGCCTCTGAAACTTGGAGACCTTCCTAAGGGGGCTTACAGGGAACTTACTCCGGAGGAGGTTAAGAAACTAAGGAAGGCTGCAGGGCTGGAAGAGTAACTGATGAAGATGGAGGTAACTTAAAAATTGAGGGGGTAGTTATGGAAGTTTGTGAGAACATAGGTAAAAACGGGCAAATTTACTTCTATTCGGAGTTTTGTGGTAGTTTCTCGAGGAGCTTGCATGGTTTTTTTGTAAAGGCTGTAAAAGCTTTTGCTGGTGTTTCTATGAACTTCGTGAGGAAATATGATGATTTCCCTTTCGTTTATGGAGAGAAAGCCCTACCTTCAGTTCTTATTCCGGCTTTTAAGGAAGCCTCCGACTCAGGGATTGTGTTTTCGGAGTATCCAGTTGATAGGAAGAAAGTTATTAGTAGGATAAGAAATGAAAAAGATAACTGTAAATTAGGTAGAGTGGATTATTTAGTGTTTCATAAAGGGAAAGAAATTCTTATAGAGACTAAACTAAGTTGGGTTTCCTATAACTCTCTTATGAAGGAAAAAGGTATAGTAAAGAGACATGTAAAGCTACTGGGAAGAGCCCTTGAACAGATAAGGAGTATTAAATGGGGGAAAGAAGAAGAGTCTGAAAAAGTTGCTTTTATGGTCGTCCCTGTTTACTATCCCAGCAATACTATAGAAGACTTTAAGAAAAACATAGATTCTACTTTAGGGGAAAAGTTATTCGAGGAAAGCTACCACGAGTTATTAGC
The sequence above is a segment of the Phorcysia thermohydrogeniphila genome. Coding sequences within it:
- the era gene encoding GTPase Era codes for the protein MEEQQKFKSGYVAILGRPNVGKSTLLNNFLGTKVAIVTDKPQTTRHRIVGVKHMKEGQIVFLDTPGIHKEKFELNRYMNEIAFGVVPDADVILFLIDARAGLTEADRKILEKIGEEKRKDSVVMVVINKIDGVPKEELLPLIDEIHKSFPFVSEIVPISATRGTNLDRLLDLIIKYLPEGPKYYEDHMITDMPLEQFVAEIIREKIMLLTRDEVPHATTVQVISIKPGDRNPDMLVIDADIIVERDSQKAIIIGKGGQKLKKIGILAREELEQLLGKKIYLRLWVKVKEDWRNRAEQLRGLGYTL
- the ribF gene encoding riboflavin biosynthesis protein RibF encodes the protein MEQAQLQESQKRCCIVGKFETFHRGHRKLIERAKELCDKVLIVSIKKEKFTVFSEEERKEIAKGLSVELLNLPFSAVRELSPQEFFQFLKRNGCQVLIVGEDWRFGKDRKGNVRTAKELGEKFGIEVITVQTEKANGEKIATSRIKELLKEGKVEEANKLLGFSYFCLGTVTPGDRLGRDLGYPTLNVHPQKEILLPNGVYEVALTLDGETLRGIANLGVRPTVSNGVERRLEVHVPDRELPELYGKKVKVEFIRFIRPEKRFNSIEELKKQIKFDVENLKRYWRDNVGRAAEV
- the deoC gene encoding deoxyribose-phosphate aldolase; amino-acid sequence: MTKAILSKIDYSVLKATVTPEKILEAAEETKKYGFATLCVFPKHIPVAREILPTERVCTVIGFPLSAVPTEIKLKEVELSLERGAGELDVVVDLSAVKEGDWARVEDELAKIRKLANGCILKLIFECCYLTEEEKRALCKLAVETGWDYLKTSTGYGSYGATTEDVELLVSCARSKAKVKAAGGIRTLQDAKKFIELGADRIGTSSATRIAEEVLHSREV
- a CDS encoding pseudouridine synthase, which encodes MRLNKFLAYAGLGARRKVEEIIKQGRVTVNGEVVESPAYDVDPKKDVVKVDGERVRLPRKFVYIMFNKPQGVLTAMERAPGDKRPIVADFFRKYPVRLFPVGRLDYNTEGLLIMTNDGELADRLAHPRYHVPKTYIAKVKGRVTPAEIERMKKGALLVDDKGERFFIKPLDVKLLKPTKTGRNTYVQITIDSGKNRVVRRFFDRFDHGVLKLKRIAIGPLKLGDLPKGAYRELTPEEVKKLRKAAGLEE